A single region of the Populus nigra chromosome 2, ddPopNigr1.1, whole genome shotgun sequence genome encodes:
- the LOC133681774 gene encoding MATH domain and coiled-coil domain-containing protein At2g05420-like isoform X2: MNSGGQGVTRSKRDLPPMHYTLKIESFSLLLKTKVEKYESDVFEAGGYKWRLCLYPNGNTKGIGKGFVSLYLQIENTSNLRHRWEVTTEFKLFVRDHINDKYLTVRESDASVKRFHEMKTEWGFDQLLSLETFNDASKGYLFNDCCVFGAEIFVIKPTGKGELLSMVKKPANGSLTWKIRDFSKLDRKSYLSKAFTAGGRSWRIDVSPEGYGDGKGNSLSVFLQLVDGGKLPPKKTVWAEYKLRVLDQRHGKHVEEKMSRWFTSSSHTRGFPKFMPLGDLRDVSKGYVRNDTLIVEAEILTLSVSKLFS; encoded by the exons ATGAACTCCGGAGGACAGG gaGTCACAAGATCCAAAAGAGATCTACCTCCAATGCATTACACCCTTAAGATAGAGTCATTCTCCTTACTTCTGAAGACAAAAGTCGAAAAGTATGAATCTGATGTTTTTGAGGCCGGAGGCTACAAATG GAGGTTGTGTCTTTACCCAAATGGAAACACTAAAGGAATAGGGAAAGGCTTTGTTTCCCTTTACCTGCAAATAGAAAATACAAGCAATCTTCGTCATCGGTGGGAGGTCACCACCGAATTCAAATTGTTTGTGCGTGATCATATAAATGACAAATATTTGACTGTCCGAG AATCGGATGCATCAGTAAAACGTTTTCATGAGATGAAGACCGAATGGGGTTTTGATCAATTGCTTTCCCTTGAAACATTCAATGATGCTTCTAAAGGATATCTTTTCAATGACTGCTGTGTTTTTGGAGCTGAGATTTTTGTTATCAAACCAACTGGAAAAGGGGAATTACTTTCTATGGTTAAAAAACCTGCAaatggttctttaacatggaAGATCAGAGATTTCTCTAAATTAGATAGGAAGTCATATTTATCCAAAGCCTTTACTGCCGGAGGCAGAAGTTG GAGAATAGACGTTAGTCCCGAAGGATATGGTGATGGAAAGGGAAATTCACTATCTGTATTCCTGCAACTAGTTGATGGTGGCAAACTTCCTCCAAAGAAAACTGTGTGGGCAGAATACAAGCTACGAGTTTTGGACCAACGCCATGGCAAACATGTCGAAGAAAAAA tgTCACGTTGGTTTACCTCCTCCAGTCATACACGTGGTTTCCCCAAGTTCATGCCACTGGGAGATCTCCGTGATGTCTCCAAGGGTTATGTTAGGAATGACACTTTAATTGTTGAAGCTGAAATTCTTACACTGTCCGTGTCCAAGCTTTTCTCATGA
- the LOC133682109 gene encoding uncharacterized protein LOC133682109, with translation MDPTSPENNDVKHQQNVVVMRHGDRIDNFEPSWITTATRPWDPALVEAGRLRAFRTGLKLKTNLGFPIHRVFVSPFLRCIQTASEVVSALCAVNDGPDIVSSHVVAIDPSKLKVSIEYGLCEMLNREAIRRVSVPKDGNFGFNIAELQALLPAGTVDRAVKPVYEELPQWEETVMGARTRYERVIKTLADKYPSENLLLVTHGEGVGVSVSAFLEDITVDAVEYCAYSQLRRRVFHKNKSFTAGEFEVLTHNGRTGIGYKIPVANGAMDDAM, from the exons ATGGACCCTACCTCACCTGAAAATAACGATGTTAAACACCAGCAAAACGTTGTCGTCATGAGACACGGTGACCGAATCGATAACTTCGAGCCATCATGGATCACAACTGCCACTAGACCATGGGACCCAGCTCTTGTAGAAGCGGGTCGGTTAAGAGCTTTTCGTACGGGTCTGAAACTTAAAACCAATCTTGGCTTCCCAATCCATCGGGTCTTTGTTTCTCCTTTCCTCCGTTGTATCCAGACCGCCTCCGAGGTTGTCTCCGCCCTCTGCGCAGTCAACGATGGGCCTGACATTGTTAGTAGCCACGTTGTCGCCATCGATCCCTCTAAACTCAAG GTCTCTATTGAGTATGGTTTGTGTGAGATGTTGAATAGGGAAGCCATTAGGCGTGTTTCCGTGCCCAAAGATGGGAACTTTGGATTCAATATCGCAGAGCTTCAAGCCTTGCTACCAGCGGGGACAGTGGATCGTGCTGTGAAACCAGTGTATGAAGAG CTGCCACAATGGGAAGAGACTGTGATGGGTGCAAGGACTAGATATGAACGAGTTATTAAGACGCTCGCAGATAAATACCCTTCAGAAAACTTGCTGCTTGTCACACACG GGGAAGGAGTAGGAGTTTCAGTTTCTGCATTTTTGGAAGACATTACAGTTGATGCTGTCGAGTACTGTGCATATTCGCAACTAAGAAGACGTGTTTTCCACAAAAACAAGTCATTTACTGCTGGAGAGTTTGAGGTGCTTACTCATAATGGTAGAACCGGCATTGGTTACAAAATCCCTGTGGCCAACGGTGCCATGGATGATGCTATGTGA
- the LOC133681868 gene encoding transcription factor DUO1-like gives MEGFKKEEIRKGPWKEEEDEVLINHVKKYGPRDWSSIRSKGLLHRTGKSCRLRWVNKLRPNLKNGCKFSAEEERVVIDLQAEIGNRWARIATYLPGRTDNDVKNFWSSRQKRLARILQTSGTPPSSFNSKQQRSKNKVPVFLDVPTFEAPMFSSSMEEEVSSKACSSSYLENPEQIRMMPLPPLFKSELPGCDANLVQYEPMSGIPFPQIPQPQPDLVFSPESHELLARLDDPYFLNVLGTIDAPELGDTAQFSLGPPLFDPVSSCMNSPSDVKNPVTPDTLFDELPPDMFDHIEPFPSPSEW, from the exons ATGGAAGGAtttaagaaagaagaaataagaaaaggGCCATggaaagaggaagaagacgaaGTACTGATtaaccatgttaaaaaatatggtCCCAGAGATTGGAGCTCCATTCGATCCAAAGGCCTTTTACATAGAACTGGCAAGTCTTGTCGTCTTCGCTGGGTTAATAAGCTTAGACCCAACTTGAAAAA TGGGTGCAAGTTTTCAGCAGAGGAAGAGAGGGTGGTTATAGATTTGCAGGCAGAAATTGGGAACAGATGGGCAAGAATCGCTACGTATTTGCCGGGAAGGACTGATAATGATGTGAAGAATTTCTGGAGTAGCAGACAGAAGAGGTTGGCTAGGATTTTGCAGACTTCAGGAACACCACCTTCCTCTTTTAATTCCAAACAACAGAggagtaaaaataaagttccTGTCTTTCTGGATGTTCCCACATTCGAG GCTCCAATGTTCAGTTCTTCAATGGAGGAAGAGGTATCCTCGAAGGCTTGCTCATCATCCTACTTGGAGAACCCTGAACAGATAAGAATGATGCCATTACCGCCATTGTTTAAATCTGAGTTGCCAGGCTGTGATGCAAATCTTGTTCAATACGAGCCCATGTCTGGAATTCCCTTCCCTCAAATCCCACAGCCCCAGCCAGACCTAGTATTCTCCCCAGAAAGCCATGAACTCCTGGCTAGGCTGGATGACCCTTACTTTCTCAATGTGCTTGGAACAATAGACGCTCCTGAACTCGGAGATACAGCACAATTTTCACTTGGGCCTCCATTGTTTGATCCAGTATCAAGTTGTATGAATAGTCCAAGTGATGTAAAAAATCCTGTGACCCCAGATACCCTCTTCGATGAGTTGCCACCGGACATGTTTGATCATATTGAGCCGTTTCCAAGTCCTTCAGAGTGGTGA
- the LOC133681774 gene encoding MATH domain and coiled-coil domain-containing protein At2g05420-like isoform X1, protein MNSGGQGVTRSKRDLPPMHYTLKIESFSLLLKTKVEKYESDVFEAGGYKWRLCLYPNGNTKGIGKGFVSLYLQIENTSNLRHRWEVTTEFKLFVRDHINDKYLTVRESDASVKRFHEMKTEWGFDQLLSLETFNDASKGYLFNDCCVFGAEIFVIKPTGKGELLSMVKKPANGSLTWKIRDFSKLDRKSYLSKAFTAGGRSWRIDVSPEGYGDGKGNSLSVFLQLVDGGKLPPKKTVWAEYKLRVLDQRHGKHVEEKSNHIVSRWFTSSSHTRGFPKFMPLGDLRDVSKGYVRNDTLIVEAEILTLSVSKLFS, encoded by the exons ATGAACTCCGGAGGACAGG gaGTCACAAGATCCAAAAGAGATCTACCTCCAATGCATTACACCCTTAAGATAGAGTCATTCTCCTTACTTCTGAAGACAAAAGTCGAAAAGTATGAATCTGATGTTTTTGAGGCCGGAGGCTACAAATG GAGGTTGTGTCTTTACCCAAATGGAAACACTAAAGGAATAGGGAAAGGCTTTGTTTCCCTTTACCTGCAAATAGAAAATACAAGCAATCTTCGTCATCGGTGGGAGGTCACCACCGAATTCAAATTGTTTGTGCGTGATCATATAAATGACAAATATTTGACTGTCCGAG AATCGGATGCATCAGTAAAACGTTTTCATGAGATGAAGACCGAATGGGGTTTTGATCAATTGCTTTCCCTTGAAACATTCAATGATGCTTCTAAAGGATATCTTTTCAATGACTGCTGTGTTTTTGGAGCTGAGATTTTTGTTATCAAACCAACTGGAAAAGGGGAATTACTTTCTATGGTTAAAAAACCTGCAaatggttctttaacatggaAGATCAGAGATTTCTCTAAATTAGATAGGAAGTCATATTTATCCAAAGCCTTTACTGCCGGAGGCAGAAGTTG GAGAATAGACGTTAGTCCCGAAGGATATGGTGATGGAAAGGGAAATTCACTATCTGTATTCCTGCAACTAGTTGATGGTGGCAAACTTCCTCCAAAGAAAACTGTGTGGGCAGAATACAAGCTACGAGTTTTGGACCAACGCCATGGCAAACATGTCGAAGAAAAAAGTAACCATATAG tgTCACGTTGGTTTACCTCCTCCAGTCATACACGTGGTTTCCCCAAGTTCATGCCACTGGGAGATCTCCGTGATGTCTCCAAGGGTTATGTTAGGAATGACACTTTAATTGTTGAAGCTGAAATTCTTACACTGTCCGTGTCCAAGCTTTTCTCATGA
- the LOC133683026 gene encoding uncharacterized protein LOC133683026, producing MAASSSSDESSKRSVLFVRMIHFGIEVGVAMKVMAFWTWLETQGFREIMRKILLHDDKFLTLLAKEAEDILSFLKQLSKNPISPDLMRFTPKLAEHFLSLNVILADKEKALKGITEIYNGVCCVVLKDILERMGNQITEGNVFSPLQKVKKLGSEKDGSRAKPIAPYVGSKLNPSAKEWNPVTERAAEENRCLFLTFSNGYPLTESQISRFFTVNYGSCVERVYVHWPEPKDQGAPPLFGKVVFTASYIPAMILNGKTEAKFWVDAKPLWGKRFNPKKRSGNK from the exons ATGgctgcatcatcatcatcagacGAGTCTAGTAAAAGGTCAGTACTGTTCGTTCGGATGATTCATTTTGGAATTGAAGTTGGAGTGGCAATGAAGGTGATGGCATTTTGGACTTGGCTAGAGACACAAGGGTTTCGAGAAATTATGAGAAAGATCTTACTTCATGATGATAAATTCTTGACTCTACTAGCCAAAGAAGCTGAGGATATTCTGTCATTTCTGAAACAACTGTCAAAAAATCCCATATCGCCAGATTTGATGCGTTTCACTCCAAAGTTAGCCGAACATTTCTTGTCTCTCAATGTCATCCTTGCTGATAAAGAAAAGGCCTTAAAGGGTATCACAGAGATCTATAATGGAGTCTGTTGTGTGGTCTTGAAGGATATTTTAGAAAGGATGGGAAACCAAATAACCGAGGGGAATGTTTTTAGTCCCCTGCAAAAAGTCAAGAAATTGGGTTCCGAGAAAGATGGCAGCAGAGCAAAACCAATTGCACCCTATGTTGGATCCAAGCTGAACCCTTCAGCCAAAGAGTGGAATCCTGTGACAGAGAGAGCAGCCGAGGAAAATAGATGTTTGTTCTTGACGTTCTCAAATGGATACCCTCTCACTGAAAGTCAAATCTCCAGGTTTTTCACAGT GAATTACGGGTCGTGTGTGGAAAGGGTGTACGTGCATTGGCCTGAGCCGAAGGATCAAGGTGCACCACCGCTGTTCGGGAAAGTGGTCTTCACTGCGTCTTATATACCAGCCATGATCTTGAATGGAAAAACTGAAGCCAAATTCTGGGTCGATGCTAAACCTCTTTGGGGCAAGAGGTTCAACCCCAAGAAGAGGAGtggaaacaaataa